In Halobacillus amylolyticus, the following proteins share a genomic window:
- a CDS encoding AI-2E family transporter translates to MSEKAIKWISRSAICFVVLVFMLILAWLYPYYDHVVLMILRILLPFILAMVLSLLLHPVVQFIEELGLPRALSILVIFAVFFSLTGFLIYRGYPHLLEQLRALSEQLPHLTEAYQSWTRELYAQTERFPDRIHERLDGSFANFEAWMSARLMSAVTALSGVFNVIVLLAVIPVMTFYFLKDHSLIFQSLLRLLPVRWHGEAKRLSHKLSHSLGGYIRGQLLISLFVGFFATIGFWIAGLPYPLVLGVVAGITNIIPYFGPLLGAIPALVVAVTISVKTLIITLVAIFVIQIVEGNLLSPYIMGKSIHIHPLLIILALLAGSELAGIVGMIAAVPVLTCLKVVVEEVSLSRFER, encoded by the coding sequence ATGAGTGAAAAAGCAATTAAATGGATAAGCCGGAGTGCGATATGCTTTGTTGTTTTAGTATTTATGCTCATATTGGCCTGGTTGTATCCTTATTACGACCATGTAGTGTTGATGATATTACGAATTCTCTTACCTTTTATACTTGCGATGGTGTTATCCTTATTGCTTCATCCAGTTGTGCAGTTTATTGAGGAATTAGGTTTGCCGCGTGCCCTTTCGATTCTGGTTATTTTTGCAGTTTTTTTTTCGTTAACGGGCTTTTTAATCTATCGCGGCTATCCTCACCTATTGGAACAGTTAAGAGCATTGAGTGAGCAGCTACCGCATTTAACAGAAGCCTACCAAAGCTGGACACGAGAGCTTTATGCCCAAACGGAACGCTTTCCCGACCGTATCCACGAACGTTTAGATGGTAGTTTTGCCAACTTTGAAGCATGGATGAGTGCACGGCTTATGTCAGCCGTAACCGCATTAAGCGGTGTATTTAACGTTATTGTGTTACTTGCTGTCATTCCTGTAATGACGTTTTATTTTCTAAAGGACCATTCTTTGATCTTTCAATCTCTGCTTCGTTTACTTCCAGTGAGATGGCACGGTGAAGCCAAGCGTTTAAGTCATAAACTCAGTCATTCCTTAGGAGGATATATAAGGGGACAGCTGCTTATCAGCTTGTTTGTGGGTTTTTTCGCAACCATCGGCTTTTGGATAGCCGGCTTGCCATATCCACTCGTATTGGGAGTTGTTGCTGGGATTACGAATATAATTCCTTATTTCGGACCATTATTAGGGGCTATCCCAGCTTTGGTCGTTGCTGTAACAATTTCTGTAAAAACGCTAATTATAACTCTTGTTGCTATTTTTGTGATTCAGATAGTAGAAGGTAACTTGTTGTCCCCTTATATAATGGGAAAAAGCATTCACATTCACCCTCTTCTAATCATCCTAGCTTTACTGGCAGGTAGTGAGCTGGCTGGTATAGTTGGGATGATTGCAGCTGTTCCTGTCCTCACATGCCTAAAAGTGGTCGTAGAAGAGGTCAGTCTTTCACGCTTTGAGCGTTGA
- a CDS encoding TIM barrel protein, whose amino-acid sequence MAHQLGFSGSTIMSDPNKFEQLFNSRFSHVEIGEFRSLSDFEDFLRLAEAKGYGYGVHSPLIRVESKYDLISFISFDPKRARKQFEDEVRKLSQSGAAYVLVHFPYFKDPDEKHQAEKIDDGLQFLSRIQQTYDMPIVCEPKLGPSMSPHNIEALHHFSRQTWKTYGLSLCIDIGDYLLAVGGKWQVYLEHLKPYIKVVHLHNILIEGAKYIWVPPHPDLEGVEGYWTIKPIVEYLVQGTDKYFLFEHTPHSNPTEEFVDEGIDWIRDLILASNDKVD is encoded by the coding sequence ATGGCGCATCAGTTAGGATTTTCTGGCAGCACAATTATGTCTGATCCAAATAAATTTGAGCAGTTATTTAACAGCAGGTTTTCACACGTGGAAATAGGGGAGTTTCGTAGCTTGTCTGACTTTGAAGACTTTTTACGGCTTGCAGAGGCAAAAGGTTATGGCTATGGTGTTCATTCTCCATTGATTAGAGTGGAGAGCAAGTATGATCTAATCAGCTTTATATCATTTGATCCTAAACGAGCAAGGAAGCAATTTGAAGATGAGGTACGCAAATTATCACAATCAGGTGCAGCCTATGTTCTCGTTCATTTCCCTTATTTTAAAGATCCAGATGAGAAGCATCAAGCAGAAAAAATAGATGATGGACTACAATTTCTCAGCCGGATTCAGCAAACCTACGATATGCCAATCGTCTGTGAACCTAAACTAGGCCCATCCATGTCGCCACATAATATTGAGGCGCTTCATCACTTTTCTAGGCAAACATGGAAAACGTATGGTCTCTCTCTTTGTATAGATATCGGAGATTATTTGTTGGCAGTAGGTGGGAAGTGGCAGGTGTATCTCGAACACCTTAAGCCATATATTAAGGTCGTGCACTTACATAATATTTTAATAGAAGGTGCAAAATATATTTGGGTCCCGCCTCATCCTGATTTGGAGGGGGTAGAGGGATATTGGACTATAAAGCCGATAGTCGAATATTTAGTTCAAGGAACAGATAAGTATTTCCTATTCGAACACACCCCGCATTCAAATCCTACGGAAGAGTTTGTGGACGAGGGGATCGATTGGATACGCGATCTTATTCTTGCCAGCAATGATAAGGTGGATTGA